The Equus quagga isolate Etosha38 chromosome 2, UCLA_HA_Equagga_1.0, whole genome shotgun sequence genome has a window encoding:
- the LOC124236004 gene encoding glutathione S-transferase omega-2 has protein sequence MRRRLESMAEDATRALGKGSLPPGPVPEGLIRIYSMRFCPYSHRTRLILQAKGIRHEVININLKNKPEWYYTKHPFGQIPVLENSKHQLIYESVIACEYLDDAYPGRKLYPFDPYERARQKMLLELFYKVPHLTKECLVAFRCGRECTDLKLALRQEFCNLEEILGYQNTVFFGGDCISMIDYLFWPWFERLDVYGIADCVSHTPALRLWIAAMKQDPAVCALLTDKNIFLGFLNLYFQNNPDAFDYGLSC, from the exons ATGCGCAGACGCCTGGAGAGCATGGCTGAGGATGCGACCAGAGCCTTGGGGAAAG GAAGCCTCCCCCCAGGGCCGGTCCCAGAGGGCCTGATCCGCATCTACAGCATGCGGTTCTGCCCCTACTCGCACAGGACGCGCCTCATCCTCCAGGCCAAAGGCATCAG aCATGAAGTTATCAACATTAACCTGAAAAACAAGCCTGAATGGTACTACACAAAGCATCCTTTTGGCCAGATTCCTGTCCTGGAGAACAGCAAACATCAACTGATCTACGAGTCTGTCATCGCCTGTGAGTACCTGGATGATGCTTATCCCGGCAGGAAGCTGTATCCCTTCGACCCTTATGAGCGAGCTCGCCAAAAGATGTTATTGGAGCTGTTCTATAAG GTGCCACATTTGACCAAGGAGTGTCTGGTAGCCTTCAGATGCGGGAGAGAATGCACCGATCTGAAGCTAGCCCTGCGTCAAGAATTCTGCAACCTCGAAGAG ATTCTTGGCTATCAGAACACCGTCTTCTTTGGTGGAGACTGTATATCCATGATTGATTACCTCTTTTGGCCCTGGTTTGAGCGGCTGGATGTATATGGAATAGCCGA cTGTGTGAGCCACACCCCGGCCCTTCGGCTCTGGATCGCAGCCATGAAGCAGGACCCTGCAGTGTGTGCTCTTCTCACAGATAAGAACATTTTCCTGGGCTTCTTGAATCTCTATTTTCAGAACAACCCCGACGCCTTTGACTATGGGCTAAGCTGCTGA
- the ITPRIP gene encoding inositol 1,4,5-trisphosphate receptor-interacting protein isoform X2, which translates to MALGLFRVCLVVVTAIINHPLLFPRENATVPENEEEIIRKMQAHQEKLQLEQLRLEEEVARLAAEKEALEPVAEEGQQQNESRVAWDLWSTLCMILFLVIEVWRQDHQDGPSPECLGGDEDELPGLQGAPLRGLTLPNKATLDHFYERCIRGATADAARTREFVEGFVDDLLEALRSLCNRDTDMEVEDFIGVDSMYENWQVDKPLLCNLFVPFMPPEPFHFHPELWCSSRSVPLDRQGYGQIKVVRADEDTRGCICGKTKLGEDMLCLLHGKNNLVQPGREVKDPLCARDSPYLDTMQVMKWFQMALTRAWHRIAHKYEFDLAFGQLETPGSLKIKFRSGKFMPFNLIPVIQCDDSDLYFVSYLPREPSGGTPASSTDWLLSFAVYERHFLRMTSKALPEGACHLSCLQIASFLLSKQSRLTGPSGLGNYHLKTALLHLLLARRAADWKAGQLDARLQELLCFLEKSLLEKKLHHFFIGNRKVPEAMGLPEAVRRAEPLNLFRPFVLQRRLYRKTVDSFYEMLKNAPALINEYSVHIPSDHASLPQKAVIL; encoded by the coding sequence ATGGCACTGGGGCTCTTCCGGGTGTGTCTGGTGGTGGTGACTGCCATCATCAACCACCCACTGCTGTTCCCTCGGGAGAACGCCACAGTCCCCGAGAATGAGGAGGAGATCATCCGCAAGATGCAGGCGCACCAGGAGAAGCTACAGCTGGAGCAGCTgcgcctggaggaggaggtggcgcGACTGGCGGCCGAGAAGGAGGCCCTGGAGCCCGTGGCGGAGGAAGGCCAGCAGCAGAACGAGAGCCGCGTGGCCTGGGACCTGTGGAGCACCCTCTGCATGATCCTTTTCCTGGTGATCGAGGTGTGGCGGCAGGACCACCAGGACGGGCCCTCACCCGAGTGCCTGGGTGGGGACGAGGACGAGCTGCCTGGCCTGCAGGGTGCCCCACTCCGGGGCCTCACCCTGCCCAACAAGGCCACGCTCGACCACTTCTATGAGCGCTGCATCCGGGGGGCCACGGCTGATGCAGCCCGCACCCGGGAGTTCGTGGAAGGCTTCGTGGATGACTTGCTGGAAGCCCTGAGGAGCCTCTGCAACCGGGACACAGACATGGAGGTGGAAGACTTCATTGGCGTGGACAGCATGTATGAGAACTGGCAGGTGGACAAGCCACTGCTGTGCAACCTCTTTGTACCCTTCATGCCCCCAGAGCCCTTCCACTTCCACCCAGAGCTCTGGTGCTCCAGCCGCTCGGTGCCCTTGGATCGCCAGGGCTACGGCCAGATCAAGGTGGTCCGGGCCGACGAGGATACACGGGGCTGTATCTGCGGCAAGACCAAGCTCGGGGAAGACATGCTGTGTCTCCTTCATGGCAAGAACAACTTGGTGCAGCCTGGcagggaggtgaaagacccactgtgtgccagagaTTCCCCATACCTGGACACGATGCAGGTCATGAAGTGGTTCCAGATGGCCCTCACCAGAGCCTGGCACCGCATCGCCCACAAGTACGAGTTCGACCTGGCCTTTGGCCAGCTGGAAACCCCAGGGTCCCTCAAGATCAAGTTCCGCTCAGGGAAGTTCATGCCCTTTAACCTGATCCCTGTGATCCAGTGTGACGACTCGGACCTGTACTTCGTCTCCTACCTTCCCCGGGAGCCCTCCGGGGGGACCCCGGCGTCCAGCACTGACTGGCTCCTGTCCTTCGCTGTCTACGAGCGACACTTCCTCAGGATGACCTCAAAGGCGCTGCCCGAGGGTGCCTGCCACCTCAGCTGCTTGCAGAtcgcctccttcctgctctccaaGCAGAGCCGTCTCACCGGCCCCAGCGGGCTTGGCAACTACCACCTGAAGACCGCCCTGCTGCACCTCCTGCTCGCCCGGCGAGCCGCCGACTGGAAGGCTGGGCAGCTGGATGCTCGTCTGCAGGAGCTGCTCTGCTTCCTGGAAAAGAGCCTGCTCGAGAAGAAGCTCCATCACTTCTTCATCGGCAACCGCAAGGTGCCCGAGGCCATGGGCCTGCCTGAGGCCGTGCGCAGGGCCGAGCCCCTCAACCTCTTCCGGCCCTTCGTCCTGCAGCGCCGTCTCTACCGGAAGACAGTGGACTCCTTCTATGAGATGCTCAAGAATGCCCCGGCGCTCATTAATGAGTACTCCGTACACATCCCCTCAGACCATGCCAGCCTGCCCCAAAAAGCTGTCATCTTGTAG
- the ITPRIP gene encoding inositol 1,4,5-trisphosphate receptor-interacting protein isoform X1, whose product MNTCSLAPLGKAPAMALGLFRVCLVVVTAIINHPLLFPRENATVPENEEEIIRKMQAHQEKLQLEQLRLEEEVARLAAEKEALEPVAEEGQQQNESRVAWDLWSTLCMILFLVIEVWRQDHQDGPSPECLGGDEDELPGLQGAPLRGLTLPNKATLDHFYERCIRGATADAARTREFVEGFVDDLLEALRSLCNRDTDMEVEDFIGVDSMYENWQVDKPLLCNLFVPFMPPEPFHFHPELWCSSRSVPLDRQGYGQIKVVRADEDTRGCICGKTKLGEDMLCLLHGKNNLVQPGREVKDPLCARDSPYLDTMQVMKWFQMALTRAWHRIAHKYEFDLAFGQLETPGSLKIKFRSGKFMPFNLIPVIQCDDSDLYFVSYLPREPSGGTPASSTDWLLSFAVYERHFLRMTSKALPEGACHLSCLQIASFLLSKQSRLTGPSGLGNYHLKTALLHLLLARRAADWKAGQLDARLQELLCFLEKSLLEKKLHHFFIGNRKVPEAMGLPEAVRRAEPLNLFRPFVLQRRLYRKTVDSFYEMLKNAPALINEYSVHIPSDHASLPQKAVIL is encoded by the exons ATGAATACTTGCTCCTTGGCACCATTAGG gAAAGCTCCAGCCATGGCACTGGGGCTCTTCCGGGTGTGTCTGGTGGTGGTGACTGCCATCATCAACCACCCACTGCTGTTCCCTCGGGAGAACGCCACAGTCCCCGAGAATGAGGAGGAGATCATCCGCAAGATGCAGGCGCACCAGGAGAAGCTACAGCTGGAGCAGCTgcgcctggaggaggaggtggcgcGACTGGCGGCCGAGAAGGAGGCCCTGGAGCCCGTGGCGGAGGAAGGCCAGCAGCAGAACGAGAGCCGCGTGGCCTGGGACCTGTGGAGCACCCTCTGCATGATCCTTTTCCTGGTGATCGAGGTGTGGCGGCAGGACCACCAGGACGGGCCCTCACCCGAGTGCCTGGGTGGGGACGAGGACGAGCTGCCTGGCCTGCAGGGTGCCCCACTCCGGGGCCTCACCCTGCCCAACAAGGCCACGCTCGACCACTTCTATGAGCGCTGCATCCGGGGGGCCACGGCTGATGCAGCCCGCACCCGGGAGTTCGTGGAAGGCTTCGTGGATGACTTGCTGGAAGCCCTGAGGAGCCTCTGCAACCGGGACACAGACATGGAGGTGGAAGACTTCATTGGCGTGGACAGCATGTATGAGAACTGGCAGGTGGACAAGCCACTGCTGTGCAACCTCTTTGTACCCTTCATGCCCCCAGAGCCCTTCCACTTCCACCCAGAGCTCTGGTGCTCCAGCCGCTCGGTGCCCTTGGATCGCCAGGGCTACGGCCAGATCAAGGTGGTCCGGGCCGACGAGGATACACGGGGCTGTATCTGCGGCAAGACCAAGCTCGGGGAAGACATGCTGTGTCTCCTTCATGGCAAGAACAACTTGGTGCAGCCTGGcagggaggtgaaagacccactgtgtgccagagaTTCCCCATACCTGGACACGATGCAGGTCATGAAGTGGTTCCAGATGGCCCTCACCAGAGCCTGGCACCGCATCGCCCACAAGTACGAGTTCGACCTGGCCTTTGGCCAGCTGGAAACCCCAGGGTCCCTCAAGATCAAGTTCCGCTCAGGGAAGTTCATGCCCTTTAACCTGATCCCTGTGATCCAGTGTGACGACTCGGACCTGTACTTCGTCTCCTACCTTCCCCGGGAGCCCTCCGGGGGGACCCCGGCGTCCAGCACTGACTGGCTCCTGTCCTTCGCTGTCTACGAGCGACACTTCCTCAGGATGACCTCAAAGGCGCTGCCCGAGGGTGCCTGCCACCTCAGCTGCTTGCAGAtcgcctccttcctgctctccaaGCAGAGCCGTCTCACCGGCCCCAGCGGGCTTGGCAACTACCACCTGAAGACCGCCCTGCTGCACCTCCTGCTCGCCCGGCGAGCCGCCGACTGGAAGGCTGGGCAGCTGGATGCTCGTCTGCAGGAGCTGCTCTGCTTCCTGGAAAAGAGCCTGCTCGAGAAGAAGCTCCATCACTTCTTCATCGGCAACCGCAAGGTGCCCGAGGCCATGGGCCTGCCTGAGGCCGTGCGCAGGGCCGAGCCCCTCAACCTCTTCCGGCCCTTCGTCCTGCAGCGCCGTCTCTACCGGAAGACAGTGGACTCCTTCTATGAGATGCTCAAGAATGCCCCGGCGCTCATTAATGAGTACTCCGTACACATCCCCTCAGACCATGCCAGCCTGCCCCAAAAAGCTGTCATCTTGTAG